ATATGTTTTGTATCCTTTATGAACGTGTTTTGACGGCATCATGAATCAATTCACAATATGTCATCCatcattttacttatttttttcaatGATTAACATATTATTGGAGAAGCATATGACCCATTTTTTCACAAAAAGTAGCATATGACTCAATTACAAGAAAAAATATTGGAAGAGGAGAAGGAAATACCATTCTGAGAGGTGTGTATGACGTCAGCGGCGTATTCTATCTAGTTTATTTAAATAGTTGAAGCgatatcattttataaaactGAAAGTCAGCTAAACATTTTAGGTGATATAAACTAGTTTCTTTGTTTCACAAAGATGGTAGTTTTGAAGttttcacatattttaaaaGTGAATTGTAATTATACCcagaataactatattttaacacataattttaaaagacaaaatattaatatataataattttctaaattaatatggaaaaaatagagaaaaatataaattacactaaaaacataaaacaactatttttgtgaaacaaatATCTTTGTTAAATTGCGATATTTTCTTACAAATCGAAATGAATAACAGGTTTAAGAAACTGTTAGGcttgaaacaaataaataaaattagttattcTATGccaattttaattaaaagtaagaaggttgacaaaaaataaatttagaagCAAGAAGTAACGTCAGCGCAAAAGAATACGATTAGTGTTTTTACTTGTTTGCAATTCTTTAATTTGATTAAGAACACGTAAACAAGCCACGTGTACCGAAGAAACGTAAGAAAATGTCCGCATCCGTAGACTTTTCCTCCTCCGgtcgttaaaaaaaaagttacagcGATCAAAATCACAAACACAAGACGCCGCCGTGACCGTGGATTTGAAGACGTCATCATCCACGTCATTAACACCGACACGTGTCAGTGGAAGACCCGCATGCCAGACGATTCATTGGCTCGTTCGGTGGTAGCCTCCGGTCTCTCTGATTCCGTAGCGCTGTTTCTTCTTCCatctcctctctctctattcCCCAAACATTTGGGCACAgaagaatctctctctctctctctctctctctctctctctctcttccagaaagaagaaaaatagaaaaaaataaaaaagtcttgtccttttttttatgaaatagcAATTGAGAAAGAAAACCCTAGCACGACTCCGCCGTCTCAGGATTCATCTCGTCGCAGATTTGGTGGGTTCATCGTCTCGAATCGGCTTTCGATTTCTCCGGTGAGTTTGAATTTGGTGATTCGTTTTATCTGTTAGAAATTGAATAGCTTTATGGGTTTGTTGTAGATAGCTGTTTCGTCCACCGTATCTGGTAAAGTTGTAAGCTTTATGGTCTCAAGAGTATCTCACTTCTTCGTAACTCTTGTTCGATTTGGAAACTGATGCTACTTTTGTTCTCATCCACAGCTTGGTTGTGTTGAAGAACAGCGTTTGAGTTAAGGTTATTAGGAGTCATTTGCAACCTGTCAATGCCATATGGCTGAAGACAGCCTACGGGTTGGTGGTATGATGTCTTCTGGTTTAGCCGTTTTGCTGAACGGTGAAGACGCCAAGGAGAGTTCGTCAAAATCTCGTATTGTTCCGCATTTTGATTATTCCCTTCACCGCCCTCTAGAACGGACCATCGAGTACATATTCGGTCTACCAGAAAAGTCAGTTGCTCCACTGGACGGTGGCAAAGTAGACAGTAGCGTGATTCGAGCCGTGATCAAGAATCAATTCTCCAAGCTTCATTGCGAGTTAGATGCTTCGGTGAGTCGTAGAGAAGGAATCTCTGTTGTGAGTCACGGCGTTGGACCTTCTGTCGTTGCCCTCGAAGATTACAGCATATGCGGCGAGTTCAGGATCGTGAAGCCGCCTCTTGTCTTAGAGAGCTTAGCGCTCTTCAGCAGCGCCAGGGCCAACGCTTGTATCTGGAAAGGCAAATGGATGTACGAAGTGGCTTTGGAGACCTCAGGGATTCAACAGCTTGGCTGGGCGACTATTGCTTGTCCTTTCACTGATCAGAAAGGTGTGGGCGATGCTGACGATTCATATGCTTTTGATGGTCGAAGGGTGAGCAAATGGAACAACGAATCTGAACCTTATGGGCAGTCATGGCTGGCTGGTGACGTCATCGGTTGCTGCATTGATTTGGACTGTGATGAGATATCTTTCTACAGGAATGGTGTCTCCCTTGGGGTTGCGTTTACCGGTATTAGAAAACTCGGACCTGGATTTGGATATTACCCTGCTATTTCTCTCTCTCAAGGTGAGAGATGCGAGTTAAACTTCGGTGCTTACCCGTTTAAGTACCCTGTGGAAGGTTACCAACCTCTCCAAGAAGCTCCATCTCGAAGCTCTTTTGGTACAGAGCTACTACGATGCTTCTCGAGATTGCTGGATAGGCCGGACCGCTCGTTGGCTGATACGTTAAGCAGACTTAGGAGGTTTGCCTCCGTTGAAGAACTCTTCTCCCCAGTTTCCCGCGCCATATGCGATGAGTTCTACTACATACTCGAGCAAGACCGTTTGTTGCCTGAGTACTTAGGACGGGGTGCATTTCTCTCGTTCCTCTTGGAGATTTTCAGAACTCAATCGCCGCACGACTGTTCGAGTCTAGACAGAGTTCTTGATGTGCTTCTTGCGTCCCCGCTATCTCATCTGATATTTGCGCACGTGATAAACGCTCTTGCTTTTAGCTGCAAAACAGCGACGCTTACTCTGACCGAGTGTCCGTACTCGGGACCTTATCCTTATCTCGCGCTGGCTTGTCATTTGTTAAGACGGGAAGAGTTGATGGTGCTGTGGTGGAGATCTCTGCATTTCGAGTTTCTGTTCGAAGGTTTCTTGTCGTGCAGGAGCTCCAACAAGCATGACTTGCAGCAGCTAATGCCTGTTGTTTGGTGGCCTGGATCCTCTGAAGATATTTCCCATGAGAGTAGCATGGGCTTTACCATCTCTGCTCTCTCCGAAGCCATTAACAAGGTATGATAAAATCATTTTCTTTTGCTCTATGGTTATAGTGTCTGGAACATGATTAGCTAATTCTCTCTCTATTGGAATTCAGATTGAGGAGAAGCAGAGAAACCTCTGTCTCTTGGTCATACAATTCATACCACCCATATCGCCTCCCCAGCTTCCTGGTTCAGCATTCAGGGGATTCCTTCAGAACCTCTTATTAAAGAACAGAGGCGCAAACAGGAATCTAGCCCCTTCAGGAGTCACACGAAACTCAGTTCTCGTCTCTCTCTTCTCGGTTATACTCCATTTTCTGTCAGAAGGTTTCGAGATGCTGAAGAGTAGCGAAGAAGCTGTCCGTCACAACGTTGGTTTCCTTCACAGAGGTGGTCAGCAGAAGTTTCCGTTGAGTTTGTTTCTCAAAAACGATCCGCACCGAGCTGATATCACTAGGCTTGGCGGGCTGTTTAGTCATATATCGAAGTCCTACCCTACAGATGATGACCAAGAGGAAGAGATAATGCGGTGGGAAGAAGGTTGTATGGATGATGAGCATAACAGAGTAACTCACACAACCGAGCAGAAGCCGTGCTGTTGCATAGCCTATGATACTGATCTTACTAAATCCTCAAAGGACCGAGGAAAGAACACTGCGAAAAGTTCTCGTGGTCAGTGCAGCTCCATTCCGGAGAGATCGTCTCATGTTGCTGCTGAATGTAGTGGTGGAAGTTTCAGTGAAGAAATAGAGGACAAGCCTAGCACGAGTAATCAGTCTGACCTCCCTGACTTTGGTTATCGTCCAGTAAGGTTTATGAGGACTTCACTACAAGAGAGCAGAGTATCATCGGCTATACTAAGCGAAGAGGAACTGTTAGATTCTCTATTGCTATTATACCATATTGCTGTCGCTCCAAATTTTAAGCAGGTAAGTTTAGTGTTTTAGATTATGTTTCTTGTATGATACATGCCATATGCTTGAAAGGTTTGATtgaatgttgttttttttggttaggCATCATACTACATGTCTCAGCAATCGCAGTCGATATCGCTTCTTGAAGAAACGGATAAACAAATAAGAGAACGAGCTTCTGGTGACCAGTTAAAGCGCTTGAAGGAAGCTCGCAAGAGTTACAAGGAAGAAGTGATGGAGTGTGTTAGACATTCTGCTTGGTAAGTTTCACCTTTAATTCTTGGATCATTGTACATCAAAGTGTAGTGATGAAGAGATTTTAATCAAACTCTATGAATAGGTTTCGCATCTCATTGTTCTCTCGGTGGAAGCAAAGGGGAATGTATGCGTTGTGCATGTGGGTTGTTCAGTTACTTCTGATTCTCAGCAAAATGGATTCTGTGTTTGTGTACATTCCAGAGTTCTACCTTGAATCTTTGGTAAATAGTTCAATGCCTCCACTTTAGGAGATGTTTTTCAGCGAAATCCTTAAAACTTACAGTCTCTTTTGATATTCTTTTTCTGCAGGTAGATTGTTTCCATGTGCTTCGCAAGAGTGATCCTCCGTTTGTTCCATCAACAACCTTTATCAAACAAGGACTATCATCATTTGTATGCTTAAATCTCCCTTTTTCTTTATGTCTTTCTCTAGGTTAGTTAACAACTCTAACAATGGTCATTATGAATTCTTGGGGTTTTTCCAGATAACTTTTGTAGTAACGCACTTCAACGATTCAAGGATATCGAACACAGATCTTAGAGATCTACTTCTCCAATCGATATCTGTCTTGGTACAGTACAAAGAGTACATGGAAGCTTTTGAGAACAACGAGGCAGCTACTCGGCACATGCCTGCAGCTCTACTCTCAGCGTTTGACAACAGATCTTGGATCCCAGTCACAAATATATTTCTTCGTCTTTGCAAAGGTTCCGGGTTTAGCTCTTTGAAGAACGGAGAGTCTTCCTTTTCATCTACCGTCTTCCAGgtttgtttgatttgatttataACGTTCCTACTTGATCCTAAGTTTGCATATTAGATTTTTGATTCTCTTGGTTTTGGTTTAGGCTCTTTTACGAGATGCTTGCATCAATGATGGTGAACTACTCTCTACTTTTCTTAACCGGCTATTCAACACGCTGAGCTGGACCATCACTGAGTTCTCCGTCTCCGTGCGAGACATGCAAGAGAAGTATCAGGTTCAGATAATAATAAAGCTTGTTGGATGGATCATCCTTTGTATCGATCAAGTTTAccagtttttttgtttaaattccTCTTTTGTCTTTATGTGCAGGTAATGGAGTTTCAGCAAAGGAAATGCTGTGTGATATTTGAGCTTTCAAGCAATCTCGCAAGGGTCTTAGAGTTCTGCACTTTTGCAATACCACAAGCCTTTCTTTCTGGGACTGACACAAATCTCCGTAGGCTCACTGAGTTGATTCTTTTCATCTTGAATCACATGACCTCTGCAGTAGATGACGAGTTCTTTGATCTGTAAgttcattaaaataaatgttcTAAACGCTTGAAGTGTCACTCagttaaacatatttttttccttGGGCCAGGTCACTTAGACGGCAAGGACAACCTTCAGAGAAACTCAGCCGAGGGATCTTATTAGCTCCTTTGGTTGGTATAATCTTGAATCTCTTGGAAGCTAGCGAAGATTCGAAACAGAAGCAACAGCATGACGTAGTTGGCCTTTTCGCAAGCATGGACTGTCCTGATACAGTCTATTGCGGGTTTCAATACCTCTTGGAGTATAATTGGGTACGTTAACCTCTCTTAAATCTTAGTCTCTTACCATGTTTGCTTTCCTTTACcaatcaaaatatgtttttcaggACGGTTGTGTAAGCGGGGATGACGCGTATGTGAAGAAACTCGGACAGCTTGCGAGTTTCTTGAACCACCTCGTGAACCGAGCTTCATCACAGGAACCTGCGAGAATCGAAGAGCTGTTCAACAAAGACGCGACAGATTTGGATGACAACACGTGCTGTATCTGCTACGCGGGCGATGCTAATGCGATGCTTGTTCCGTGTTCACATCGGTCATGTTACGGTTGCATAACTAGACATCTCCTCAATTGTCAGAGATGTTTCTTCTGCAATGCTACGGTTATTGATGTTGTAAgagataacgaagaagatgATCACAGATGAAGCTCAGGGTAGTTGCAGCAGCAGATAACACAGAATAAAAGGATTTTAGGTGGGggaggaaagaaagaaagaaagaaagattataGTATAGGATTATGAATAAGACCAGATAAAAACAAATGTCTGTGATAATTTTGTATTACCTTGGATCTGATGTTTACTGCTAGGcttctttcttccttttttttcttgtatatatGAGAATGaaaatggaattttttttaagacaCAATGTTTTGATTGGTTTCTTACTTGTTGAGCAGTGATTTGAAAGTGCCTATCCGGTCGGTAACCTTATTGGAAAATTCTGCTCAAGCTCGAAAGAACCAGCAACTACGCACATTTTGGCCGGTTCTTGGTGTCAGATTAAACAGTAAtcttattccttttttttaaatgattatcaCTTGCAAAGAATTGAGTAATGCACGAATAAACATCCTAAGTATATAATTAGCTATAGCAACTAAAATTAACATGCTGGTGACATGCACggacaataaaaaatattgcaaaCTACAGTTGTTTTTTTCGGTAGATTTTTGTATTGAACTAatcatttacatatttatataaatttgtgAGAATAGATTTTGATCCAAACTGGAAACTCGACCTCATACATTAAAAACAGATTCAATTATAAGATCAGTTAAAAGAACTTAAATACAACATAGACTTTTGTGTTGAATGCTATGATTTTTGAATAAAGACTAGtatttttacaacatatatatgcAGTGGCAAAGCCACAGTGTGGGGCATGTGCCCCTgatgactttttaaaattacatgTAAAATTCTTAATAACTTCAAATTATGTTTTCATTATTTTCATTCAATTTGGTCTTATTGTAAAATCtgaatttatattaaaacataagaacTTGGTCATTTGGTTTTAGCTTTATATggactagatttttttttgtcaaaatgtttactttcatatttttaaaaaaataataaatataacaaaacaatTGTTGACACTACCTAAACAATAATCACTGAACCATAAACCTAAATATTAAGTATTTTCGATTAAGtgtatttttggaaaataatatcaaatttattgCATTTTAAACAATTGGTGCAAAAGAATTTGCGGTTCA
The window above is part of the Brassica napus cultivar Da-Ae chromosome C8, Da-Ae, whole genome shotgun sequence genome. Proteins encoded here:
- the LOC106415060 gene encoding E3 ubiquitin-protein ligase RKP, which encodes MAEDSLRVGGMMSSGLAVLLNGEDAKESSSKSRIVPHFDYSLHRPLERTIEYIFGLPEKSVAPLDGGKVDSSVIRAVIKNQFSKLHCELDASVSRREGISVVSHGVGPSVVALEDYSICGEFRIVKPPLVLESLALFSSARANACIWKGKWMYEVALETSGIQQLGWATIACPFTDQKGVGDADDSYAFDGRRVSKWNNESEPYGQSWLAGDVIGCCIDLDCDEISFYRNGVSLGVAFTGIRKLGPGFGYYPAISLSQGERCELNFGAYPFKYPVEGYQPLQEAPSRSSFGTELLRCFSRLLDRPDRSLADTLSRLRRFASVEELFSPVSRAICDEFYYILEQDRLLPEYLGRGAFLSFLLEIFRTQSPHDCSSLDRVLDVLLASPLSHLIFAHVINALAFSCKTATLTLTECPYSGPYPYLALACHLLRREELMVLWWRSLHFEFLFEGFLSCRSSNKHDLQQLMPVVWWPGSSEDISHESSMGFTISALSEAINKIEEKQRNLCLLVIQFIPPISPPQLPGSAFRGFLQNLLLKNRGANRNLAPSGVTRNSVLVSLFSVILHFLSEGFEMLKSSEEAVRHNVGFLHRGGQQKFPLSLFLKNDPHRADITRLGGLFSHISKSYPTDDDQEEEIMRWEEGCMDDEHNRVTHTTEQKPCCCIAYDTDLTKSSKDRGKNTAKSSRGQCSSIPERSSHVAAECSGGSFSEEIEDKPSTSNQSDLPDFGYRPVRFMRTSLQESRVSSAILSEEELLDSLLLLYHIAVAPNFKQASYYMSQQSQSISLLEETDKQIRERASGDQLKRLKEARKSYKEEVMECVRHSAWFRISLFSRWKQRGMYALCMWVVQLLLILSKMDSVFVYIPEFYLESLVDCFHVLRKSDPPFVPSTTFIKQGLSSFITFVVTHFNDSRISNTDLRDLLLQSISVLVQYKEYMEAFENNEAATRHMPAALLSAFDNRSWIPVTNIFLRLCKGSGFSSLKNGESSFSSTVFQALLRDACINDGELLSTFLNRLFNTLSWTITEFSVSVRDMQEKYQVMEFQQRKCCVIFELSSNLARVLEFCTFAIPQAFLSGTDTNLRRLTELILFILNHMTSAVDDEFFDLSLRRQGQPSEKLSRGILLAPLVGIILNLLEASEDSKQKQQHDVVGLFASMDCPDTVYCGFQYLLEYNWDGCVSGDDAYVKKLGQLASFLNHLVNRASSQEPARIEELFNKDATDLDDNTCCICYAGDANAMLVPCSHRSCYGCITRHLLNCQRCFFCNATVIDVVRDNEEDDHR